A single Streptomyces mirabilis DNA region contains:
- a CDS encoding methionine ABC transporter ATP-binding protein gives MITTTGLTKVYRSRGREVTALDGVDLHVREGEVYGVIGQSGAGKSSLIRCVNLLERPTAGTVTVAGQDLTALAGRGPRAGKELRQARSRIGMVFQHFNLLSSRTVQDNVELPLEILGLSGKERSSKALGLLDLVGLSDKAKAYPAQLSGGQKQRVGIARALAGDPKVLLSDEATSALDPETTRSILQLLRDLNRQLGLTVLLITHEMDVVKTICDSAALMEKGRIVESGTVSELLATPGSELAGALFPVSGEPSGDDRTVIDVTFHGEAATQPVISQLSRTYNIDISILGAAMDTVAGKQVGRMRIELPGRYEENVVPIGFLREQGLQIDIQGQQPVLVKDGAK, from the coding sequence GTGATCACGACAACGGGCCTCACCAAGGTCTACCGCTCGCGCGGCCGTGAAGTGACCGCCCTCGACGGCGTCGATCTGCATGTCCGCGAAGGCGAGGTGTACGGCGTCATCGGCCAGTCCGGCGCCGGCAAGTCCTCCCTCATCCGCTGCGTCAACCTTCTGGAGCGTCCCACCGCCGGCACGGTCACCGTCGCCGGACAGGACCTCACCGCGCTCGCCGGCCGCGGCCCGCGCGCGGGCAAGGAACTCCGCCAGGCCCGCAGCCGTATCGGCATGGTCTTCCAGCACTTCAACCTGCTGTCCTCGCGCACCGTGCAGGACAACGTCGAGCTGCCGCTCGAAATCCTTGGCCTGTCGGGGAAGGAACGATCCTCCAAGGCGCTCGGGCTGCTCGACCTGGTCGGTCTCTCCGACAAGGCCAAGGCCTACCCGGCCCAGCTCTCCGGCGGCCAGAAGCAGCGCGTCGGCATCGCCCGCGCCCTGGCCGGCGACCCCAAGGTGCTGCTCTCCGACGAGGCCACCAGTGCCCTCGACCCCGAGACCACCCGCTCCATCCTCCAGCTGCTGCGCGACCTGAACCGGCAGCTGGGCCTGACCGTCCTGCTCATCACCCACGAGATGGACGTCGTCAAGACGATCTGCGACTCGGCCGCGCTCATGGAGAAGGGCCGCATCGTCGAGTCCGGCACCGTCAGCGAGCTGCTCGCGACCCCCGGCTCCGAACTCGCCGGGGCACTCTTCCCGGTGAGCGGCGAGCCGTCCGGCGACGACCGCACCGTCATCGACGTCACCTTCCACGGCGAGGCCGCCACCCAGCCCGTCATCTCGCAGCTCTCGCGCACGTACAACATCGACATCTCGATCCTCGGCGCGGCGATGGACACCGTCGCAGGCAAGCAGGTCGGCCGGATGCGCATCGAACTGCCCGGCCGCTACGAGGAGAACGTCGTGCCGATCGGGTTCCTGCGCGAGCAGGGCCTGCAGATCGACATCCAGGGCCAGCAGCCCGTACTCGTGAAGGACGGCGCCAAGTGA
- a CDS encoding methionine ABC transporter permease: MTWSEMQPLLSQACWDTLYMVGWSTLIAIVGGLPLGVLLVLTDRGGLLQNVVVNKVIGQVVNIARSLPFIILMVALMNFTRTITGTTIGREAAIVPLAVGAIPFFARLVETAVREVDGGRVEAVQSMGGNTWTVVRKVLVPESLPSLISSATTTIVALIGYSAMAGTVGAGGLGDIAIRYGYQRFETGLMWITVAILAVVISLIQFAGDYAARTLHRRGGHSGAAPKLRLLKAKEPATAEVGKVA; this comes from the coding sequence GTGACCTGGTCGGAGATGCAGCCCCTGCTGTCCCAGGCGTGTTGGGACACGCTCTACATGGTCGGCTGGTCCACGCTGATCGCGATCGTCGGCGGTCTGCCGCTCGGTGTTCTGCTCGTCTTGACCGACCGCGGCGGACTCCTGCAGAACGTCGTCGTGAACAAGGTCATCGGGCAGGTCGTGAACATCGCCCGCTCGCTGCCGTTCATCATCCTGATGGTCGCGCTGATGAACTTCACGCGCACGATCACGGGAACGACCATCGGACGCGAGGCGGCGATCGTGCCGCTCGCCGTCGGCGCGATCCCCTTCTTCGCGCGCCTGGTCGAGACCGCGGTCCGCGAAGTGGACGGCGGTCGCGTCGAGGCCGTGCAGTCGATGGGCGGCAACACCTGGACCGTCGTGCGCAAGGTGCTCGTACCGGAGTCGCTGCCGTCGCTGATCTCCTCCGCGACCACCACGATCGTCGCCCTCATCGGCTACTCCGCGATGGCCGGCACCGTCGGCGCCGGCGGGCTCGGCGACATCGCCATCCGCTACGGCTACCAGCGCTTCGAGACCGGACTGATGTGGATCACCGTGGCGATCCTCGCGGTCGTCATCTCGCTCATCCAGTTCGCCGGCGACTACGCGGCCCGCACCCTGCACCGGCGCGGCGGCCACTCCGGTGCCGCTCCGAAGCTGCGGCTGCTGAAGGCCAAGGAGCCCGCCACCGCGGAGGTCGGCAAGGTCGCCTGA
- a CDS encoding MetQ/NlpA family ABC transporter substrate-binding protein — protein MRNTAKITTAVLAAGALTLGLSACGSDKSSSASDTSGPLVVAASPTPHAEILDYIKDNLAKKAGLDLQVKEFTDYVTPNTATEDGSVGANYFQNQPYLDDFNKKNGTHIVPVVTVHLEPLGLYSHKIKKTDELKSGATVAVPNDTVNEARALKLLASKGLITLKDGAGNSATTQDIAKNPKNLKFKELEAAQTPRSLDDVDAAVINGNYAISSGLKPAKDALFLESATNNPYGNFLAVKKGNESDPRVKKLAKLLTSPEVKKFIEDKYAGSVIPSF, from the coding sequence GTGCGTAACACCGCCAAGATCACCACCGCAGTCCTCGCCGCCGGAGCCCTCACCCTCGGCCTCTCCGCCTGCGGCTCGGACAAGAGCAGCAGCGCCTCCGACACCAGCGGTCCGCTGGTCGTGGCCGCCAGCCCCACCCCGCACGCCGAGATCCTCGACTACATCAAGGACAACCTGGCGAAGAAGGCCGGCCTCGACCTGCAGGTCAAGGAGTTCACGGACTACGTCACGCCGAACACGGCGACCGAGGACGGGTCCGTCGGCGCCAACTACTTCCAGAACCAGCCGTACCTCGACGACTTCAACAAGAAGAACGGCACCCACATCGTGCCCGTCGTCACGGTCCACCTGGAACCGCTCGGTCTCTACTCCCACAAGATCAAGAAGACCGACGAGCTCAAGAGCGGTGCGACGGTCGCCGTCCCGAACGACACGGTCAACGAGGCGCGGGCGCTCAAGCTGCTCGCCTCCAAGGGGCTCATCACGCTCAAGGACGGCGCGGGCAACAGCGCGACCACCCAGGACATCGCGAAGAACCCGAAGAACCTCAAGTTCAAGGAGCTGGAGGCGGCCCAGACCCCGCGCTCCCTGGACGACGTCGACGCCGCGGTGATCAACGGCAACTACGCCATCTCCTCCGGCCTCAAGCCGGCCAAGGACGCGCTCTTCCTGGAGTCCGCGACGAACAACCCCTACGGCAACTTCCTCGCCGTCAAGAAGGGCAACGAGAGCGACCCGCGGGTGAAGAAGCTCGCCAAGCTCCTCACCTCGCCCGAGGTCAAGAAGTTCATCGAGGACAAGTACGCCGGTTCGGTCATCCCGTCGTTCTAG
- a CDS encoding GNAT family N-acetyltransferase, producing MTSTFPDISISTERLVLRALDEDDIPSLAAMMNDEQVGAWTDVPQPYTEDRARIWITEYAPTERAAGRGLDLAVTEFLTQRLVGIVQLAKTDWHVRSTELSYVIAPWARGEGYASEAALATARWLFRDQKFERIELRTAADNTASQQVAQKIGCISEGVLRNACIAHTRTEDGRWVDVRTDFIVWSLLPEDLDGVGDQLADTGGFTSFSDWN from the coding sequence ATGACCAGCACCTTCCCCGACATCTCCATCAGCACGGAGCGGTTGGTCCTGCGTGCGCTCGACGAGGACGACATCCCCTCCCTGGCCGCGATGATGAACGACGAGCAGGTCGGGGCCTGGACCGACGTGCCCCAGCCCTACACCGAGGACAGGGCCCGCATCTGGATCACCGAGTACGCGCCCACCGAACGCGCGGCGGGCCGGGGACTCGACCTCGCCGTCACCGAGTTCCTCACCCAGCGCCTGGTCGGCATCGTGCAGCTCGCCAAGACCGACTGGCATGTGCGCTCCACCGAACTGTCGTACGTCATCGCCCCCTGGGCCCGCGGCGAGGGCTACGCCTCCGAGGCGGCGCTCGCCACCGCCCGATGGCTCTTCCGCGACCAGAAGTTCGAGCGCATCGAACTGCGCACGGCGGCCGACAACACCGCCTCCCAGCAGGTCGCCCAGAAGATCGGCTGCATCAGCGAGGGCGTCCTGCGCAACGCCTGTATAGCGCACACCCGCACCGAGGACGGCCGCTGGGTGGACGTGCGCACCGACTTCATCGTCTGGAGCCTCCTCCCGGAGGACCTCGACGGAGTCGGCGACCAGCTCGCCGACACGGGTGGTTTCACGTCGTTCTCCGATTGGAACTGA
- the cbiE gene encoding precorrin-6y C5,15-methyltransferase (decarboxylating) subunit CbiE: MADRVTVIGWDGSPLTAAARSALGAATLVAGAAHHLALPEVPRAAERIRLGSVSLAARRIAGHRGSAVVLADGDPGFFGVVRTLRAPEFGLEVEVVPAVSSVAAAFARAGMPWDDAQVVVAHRRTLRRAVNVCRAHTKVAVLTSPGAGPAELGLLLEGVHRTFVICEELGTASERVTILTSDKAADHTWRDPNVVIVIGGFVAAAEDGGWIAGRDPGTGPRGWALPAQAYGGALGEGETDLLRAAQLARLGPRVGDLVWDIGSGSGAFATEAARTGAAVIAVDRNPGSCARTEDSARRYGVQMQIVHGTAPHVLENLPEPDVVRVGGGGVQVVSAVADRRPQRIVTHAATRDAAELVGRDLTEHGYQVECALIQSVELDTRAWTETERSVAFLLTGRLPDRNP, encoded by the coding sequence ATGGCCGACCGGGTCACGGTGATCGGCTGGGACGGCTCGCCCTTGACCGCCGCGGCGCGCTCCGCCCTCGGCGCGGCCACTCTGGTGGCCGGAGCGGCGCACCACCTGGCGCTCCCCGAGGTGCCCCGGGCCGCCGAACGCATCCGCCTCGGCAGCGTCTCCCTCGCCGCCCGCCGTATCGCGGGCCACCGCGGCAGCGCCGTCGTCCTCGCCGACGGCGACCCCGGCTTCTTCGGAGTCGTACGCACCCTGCGCGCTCCCGAGTTCGGCCTGGAGGTCGAAGTCGTGCCCGCCGTCTCCTCGGTGGCCGCCGCCTTCGCCCGTGCCGGCATGCCCTGGGACGACGCACAGGTGGTCGTGGCGCACCGCCGCACCCTGCGCCGCGCGGTGAACGTCTGCCGCGCCCACACCAAGGTCGCCGTCCTCACCTCGCCCGGCGCCGGCCCCGCCGAACTCGGCCTGCTCCTCGAAGGAGTCCACCGCACCTTCGTCATCTGCGAGGAACTCGGCACCGCGAGCGAGCGGGTCACCATCCTCACCTCCGACAAGGCCGCCGACCACACCTGGCGCGACCCCAACGTCGTCATCGTCATCGGCGGCTTCGTGGCCGCGGCCGAGGACGGCGGCTGGATCGCCGGGCGCGACCCGGGCACCGGACCGCGCGGCTGGGCGCTGCCCGCCCAGGCGTACGGCGGCGCACTGGGCGAAGGCGAAACGGATCTGCTGCGCGCCGCCCAACTCGCCCGGCTGGGCCCGCGGGTCGGAGACCTCGTGTGGGACATCGGCTCCGGCAGCGGCGCCTTCGCCACCGAGGCGGCGCGCACCGGCGCGGCGGTCATCGCCGTCGACCGCAACCCCGGCTCCTGCGCCCGCACCGAGGACTCCGCCCGCCGCTACGGCGTCCAGATGCAGATCGTGCACGGCACCGCGCCGCACGTCCTGGAGAACCTCCCCGAACCCGATGTCGTACGCGTCGGCGGCGGGGGAGTGCAGGTCGTCTCGGCCGTCGCCGACCGCCGTCCGCAGCGCATCGTGACGCACGCGGCGACCCGGGACGCGGCCGAACTCGTGGGCCGCGATCTGACCGAGCACGGATATCAGGTCGAATGCGCCCTCATCCAGTCCGTCGAACTCGACACAAGGGCCTGGACGGAGACCGAGCGGAGCGTCGCGTTCCTGCTCACAGGCCGTCTGCCCGATCGCAACCCGTGA
- the cobT gene encoding nicotinate-nucleotide--dimethylbenzimidazole phosphoribosyltransferase has translation MTDTGQVPGEGLPENAGMVEQPGVPAPGAYTFLDPSENPAEDDDLLLMPGAQGAWGNEVAPPPPQPLVQEQPLVHEPGPHETAGRDSGSLDLSGVRVPGPAAAPQPTAPRRPLHLGPPTPDGSASPVRSLADRGPAAAPVATPMNPVAPPTPVRHAGPPTAGPEYLDVPQLSEIPPQGAVPWGAPPVGPEGTAAETVVPSDVQGPEAGVVVEAVTVPEAAPVAEVPEAVEAAEFAPVPQLAEAVEEVGAQGLAQVPQAPETAHTPAASEGHLVQQAVEVAPSPEAVAGFEAAPGSEATPAPDGFPAPEVPEATPASTPFPVAQDLPHAAPTVDDTAGHLVGTPAQASAAGEPLAAEQVLQPAQDPQSTPAAEPGATEQAPQLADQAAHLAEPAAQAVDQAPQFPAQDAQFPEAGVHIPEPAVQLADTGMEPVAPAEAAQPEFAPEPLVVSAAQAAAEAQAQVARAADDSYGQSVPGAEAFPAQAAQFAAPAEAHAAFAEAGAGVPVGVAAHAQVPHAATNQSHGEHHPGDTAGAPGFQGAPLDSAADQSLGRFVPVEGTVPTTPHLAPTPPHAMTVPPLPTEEPPPAEEPPALVEAVAAESQEAHPAPLAEAEPAIEAEPLATVPAPREAEAETPPVPEPFEADPEPVVVTQQADDLDTQVADQEESTAAVEDVRESTGPAAPGYDDAEREAVLRVMRERRDIRNGFRSDPIPHDVLLRVLEAAHTAPSVGHSQPWDFVVIRSAETRRTMHELAARQREAYAKSLPKGRAKQFKELKIEAILDTPVNIVVTADPTRGGRHTLGRHTQPQMAPYSSALAVQNLWLAARAEGLGVGWVSFFDEREMVRALGLPEHLDVVAYLCVGYVDEFPEEPELMQAGWSKRRPLSWVVHEETYGRRALPGEEPHDLLAETVSNIRPLDAKALGEAWERQKRMTKPAGALGMLEIISAQLSGLSRMCPPPIPEPAAVAIFAGDHGVHAQGVTPWPQEVTGQMVANFLGGGAVCNAFANQVGAEVCVIDVGVASDLPATPGLLPRKVRAGTADMTTGPAMTREEVTAAIEVGIETARDLVAAGNKALLTGEMGIANTTASAALISVFTDTDPSEVTGRGTGINDETLARKTEVVRRAIELHQPDPADPIGVLAAIGGLEHAAMVGLLLGGASLRTPVILDGVSAGAAALVARAIAPEVLAACIAGHRSAEPGHVAALNKLGLRPLVDLDLRLGEGTGALLALPVVQSAARAMHEVATFDSAGVTEK, from the coding sequence ATGACCGACACCGGCCAGGTCCCGGGCGAGGGACTGCCGGAGAACGCAGGCATGGTGGAGCAGCCGGGCGTCCCCGCCCCGGGCGCGTACACCTTCCTCGACCCCTCCGAGAACCCCGCCGAGGACGACGACCTGCTTCTCATGCCAGGCGCACAGGGAGCGTGGGGCAACGAGGTGGCCCCGCCGCCCCCGCAGCCTCTCGTCCAGGAACAGCCTCTCGTCCATGAGCCGGGTCCGCACGAGACGGCCGGCCGGGACAGCGGTTCACTCGACCTCAGTGGCGTCCGCGTGCCCGGCCCCGCGGCCGCCCCGCAGCCGACGGCACCGCGCCGCCCGCTGCATCTCGGCCCGCCGACTCCGGACGGCTCCGCGAGCCCGGTGCGCTCGCTCGCCGACCGCGGCCCCGCCGCCGCGCCCGTGGCCACCCCGATGAACCCCGTGGCTCCCCCAACTCCGGTACGGCACGCGGGTCCCCCGACGGCCGGTCCCGAGTACCTCGACGTACCGCAGCTCTCCGAGATCCCGCCGCAGGGCGCGGTGCCGTGGGGAGCGCCGCCGGTGGGTCCCGAGGGGACGGCCGCAGAAACGGTCGTCCCGTCGGACGTCCAGGGCCCGGAGGCCGGAGTGGTCGTCGAAGCGGTGACGGTGCCGGAGGCGGCGCCGGTCGCGGAGGTTCCGGAGGCCGTCGAGGCCGCGGAATTCGCCCCGGTTCCCCAGCTTGCGGAGGCGGTCGAGGAGGTCGGGGCTCAGGGACTCGCGCAGGTGCCCCAGGCCCCGGAGACCGCCCACACGCCCGCGGCGTCGGAGGGCCACCTCGTCCAGCAGGCCGTGGAGGTCGCGCCGAGCCCCGAGGCCGTGGCGGGCTTTGAGGCGGCGCCGGGCTCTGAGGCCACGCCCGCGCCGGACGGCTTCCCGGCCCCCGAGGTCCCGGAGGCGACTCCCGCTTCGACGCCCTTCCCGGTCGCCCAGGACCTCCCGCACGCGGCGCCGACCGTGGACGACACCGCCGGGCACCTTGTCGGCACCCCGGCACAGGCTTCCGCGGCGGGCGAGCCTTTGGCGGCCGAACAGGTGCTCCAGCCCGCGCAGGACCCGCAGTCGACGCCCGCGGCCGAGCCGGGGGCCACCGAACAGGCTCCCCAACTCGCGGACCAGGCCGCCCACCTCGCCGAGCCCGCCGCCCAGGCGGTGGACCAGGCGCCCCAGTTCCCGGCCCAGGACGCCCAGTTCCCGGAAGCCGGTGTCCATATCCCGGAACCCGCGGTCCAGTTGGCGGACACGGGCATGGAGCCCGTGGCCCCCGCGGAAGCCGCGCAGCCCGAGTTCGCCCCGGAGCCCCTCGTGGTGTCCGCCGCCCAGGCAGCCGCCGAGGCTCAGGCGCAGGTGGCGCGCGCCGCTGACGACTCGTACGGACAGTCGGTCCCCGGCGCCGAGGCCTTCCCGGCGCAGGCCGCGCAGTTCGCGGCCCCCGCCGAGGCCCATGCCGCGTTCGCCGAGGCCGGTGCCGGTGTACCGGTCGGTGTCGCCGCCCACGCACAGGTGCCGCACGCGGCCACGAACCAGTCGCACGGCGAGCACCACCCCGGCGACACGGCAGGCGCACCCGGATTTCAGGGCGCCCCCCTGGACTCCGCCGCGGACCAGTCCCTTGGCCGGTTCGTGCCCGTCGAGGGCACGGTGCCGACGACCCCGCACCTCGCTCCGACCCCGCCGCACGCCATGACCGTGCCGCCGCTGCCCACGGAGGAGCCGCCCCCGGCCGAAGAGCCCCCGGCCCTGGTGGAAGCCGTGGCGGCGGAGAGCCAGGAGGCTCACCCCGCCCCTCTCGCCGAGGCGGAGCCCGCCATCGAGGCGGAGCCCCTCGCCACGGTTCCCGCGCCCCGCGAGGCCGAAGCCGAGACACCCCCCGTACCGGAGCCGTTCGAGGCGGACCCGGAGCCCGTAGTAGTCACACAGCAAGCGGACGACCTGGACACCCAGGTCGCCGACCAGGAAGAGAGCACGGCCGCAGTGGAAGACGTACGAGAGTCCACCGGCCCGGCGGCCCCCGGCTACGACGACGCCGAGCGCGAGGCCGTGCTGCGCGTGATGCGCGAGCGCCGCGACATCCGCAACGGCTTCCGCAGCGACCCGATCCCGCACGACGTGCTGCTGCGGGTCCTGGAGGCCGCGCACACCGCGCCGTCCGTCGGCCACTCCCAGCCCTGGGACTTCGTCGTCATCCGCTCCGCCGAGACCCGGCGCACGATGCACGAACTGGCCGCCCGTCAGCGCGAGGCGTACGCCAAGTCGCTGCCCAAGGGGCGCGCGAAGCAGTTCAAGGAACTGAAGATCGAGGCCATCCTCGACACGCCGGTGAACATCGTCGTCACCGCCGACCCGACCCGCGGCGGCCGTCACACCCTGGGCCGTCACACCCAGCCCCAGATGGCCCCGTACTCCTCCGCGCTCGCGGTCCAGAACCTGTGGCTCGCGGCCCGCGCCGAGGGTCTCGGCGTCGGCTGGGTCAGCTTCTTCGACGAGCGCGAGATGGTCCGCGCCCTCGGCCTGCCCGAGCACCTGGACGTGGTGGCGTACCTCTGCGTCGGCTACGTCGACGAGTTCCCCGAGGAACCCGAGCTGATGCAGGCCGGCTGGTCCAAGCGCCGCCCGCTCTCCTGGGTCGTGCACGAGGAGACGTACGGCCGTCGCGCGCTGCCCGGTGAGGAGCCGCACGACCTGCTCGCCGAGACGGTCTCCAACATCCGCCCGCTGGACGCCAAGGCGCTCGGCGAGGCGTGGGAGCGCCAGAAGCGGATGACCAAGCCCGCGGGCGCGCTCGGCATGCTGGAGATCATCTCCGCGCAGTTGTCCGGCCTGTCCCGGATGTGCCCGCCGCCGATCCCGGAGCCCGCCGCCGTCGCGATCTTCGCGGGCGACCACGGCGTGCACGCCCAGGGTGTCACCCCCTGGCCGCAGGAGGTCACCGGCCAGATGGTGGCCAACTTCCTGGGCGGCGGCGCGGTCTGCAACGCCTTCGCCAACCAGGTGGGCGCCGAGGTCTGCGTCATCGACGTGGGCGTCGCCTCCGACCTCCCCGCGACCCCGGGTCTCCTCCCGCGCAAGGTCCGCGCGGGCACCGCCGACATGACGACCGGCCCCGCGATGACCCGCGAAGAGGTCACGGCCGCCATCGAGGTGGGCATCGAGACGGCCCGCGACCTTGTGGCGGCCGGCAACAAGGCCCTGCTGACCGGCGAGATGGGCATCGCCAACACGACGGCGTCGGCCGCCCTGATCTCCGTCTTCACGGACACCGACCCGTCCGAGGTGACGGGCCGCGGCACCGGCATCAACGACGAGACCCTCGCCCGCAAGACCGAGGTCGTGCGCCGCGCCATCGAACTCCACCAGCCGGACCCGGCCGACCCCATCGGCGTCCTCGCCGCGATCGGCGGCCTCGAACACGCCGCCATGGTCGGCCTGCTCCTCGGCGGCGCCTCCCTGCGTACGCCGGTGATCCTGGACGGCGTCAGCGCCGGCGCCGCCGCCCTCGTGGCCCGTGCCATCGCCCCCGAGGTCCTCGCGGCCTGCATCGCGGGCCACCGCAGCGCCGAGCCCGGCCACGTCGCCGCCCTGAACAAACTGGGCCTGCGCCCCCTGGTCGACCTGGACCTGCGCCTCGGCGAGGGCACGGGTGCCCTGCTCGCCCTGCCGGTGGTCCAGAGCGCGGCGAGGGCGATGCACGAGGTGGCGACGTTCGATTCCGCAGGGGTCACCGAGAAGTAG
- the cobA gene encoding uroporphyrinogen-III C-methyltransferase: MAENPAYPVGLRLTGRRVVVLGGGQVAQRRLPALIAAGADIHLVSPEATPSVEAMADASEITWTRRPYEDGDLADAWYALIATSDRQANADASAEAERHRVWCVRSDDADAATAWTPATGHSEGVTVAVLTTNAKGRDPRHTAAIRDAVVEGLRDGTLVAPHHRTRTPGVALVGGGPGDPDLITVRGRRLLAEADVVIADRLGPRDLLAELPPHVEVIDAAKIPYGRYMAQEAINNALIEHAKQGKSVVRLKGGDPFVFGRGMEEAQALAEAGIVCTVVPGISSSISVPGAAGIPVTHRGVAHEFTVVSGHVAPDDERSLVDWPALARLRGTLVVLMGVDKIGRIAETLIAHGKPADTPVALVQEGTTAAQRRVDATLATVAEAVRTEDVKPPAVIVIGEVVNVGVHSPLNASE, translated from the coding sequence ATGGCCGAAAACCCCGCCTACCCCGTAGGACTCCGCCTCACCGGCCGCCGCGTAGTCGTCCTCGGCGGTGGCCAGGTTGCCCAGCGCCGCCTCCCGGCGCTCATCGCGGCAGGCGCGGACATCCACCTCGTGTCGCCCGAGGCCACCCCCTCCGTCGAGGCGATGGCGGACGCGAGCGAGATCACCTGGACGAGGCGCCCGTACGAGGACGGCGACCTCGCCGACGCCTGGTACGCCCTGATCGCGACCAGTGACCGGCAGGCGAACGCGGACGCCTCCGCCGAGGCGGAGCGCCACCGCGTCTGGTGCGTCCGCTCCGACGACGCCGACGCGGCGACCGCCTGGACCCCGGCCACCGGCCACAGCGAGGGCGTCACGGTCGCCGTCCTCACCACGAACGCCAAGGGCCGCGACCCCCGCCACACCGCGGCGATCCGCGACGCGGTGGTCGAGGGCCTGCGCGACGGCACCCTGGTGGCCCCCCACCACCGCACCCGCACCCCGGGTGTCGCCCTGGTCGGCGGCGGCCCCGGCGACCCCGACCTGATCACGGTCCGCGGCCGCCGACTGCTCGCCGAGGCCGACGTGGTCATCGCCGACCGTCTGGGCCCGCGCGACCTGCTCGCCGAACTCCCGCCGCACGTCGAGGTGATCGACGCGGCGAAGATCCCCTACGGCCGGTACATGGCCCAGGAGGCCATCAACAACGCGCTCATCGAGCACGCGAAGCAGGGCAAGTCGGTCGTCCGGCTCAAGGGCGGCGACCCGTTCGTCTTCGGCCGCGGCATGGAGGAGGCCCAGGCGCTCGCCGAGGCGGGCATCGTCTGCACGGTCGTCCCCGGCATCTCCAGTTCGATCTCGGTGCCGGGTGCGGCCGGTATCCCGGTCACCCACCGGGGTGTCGCACATGAGTTCACCGTGGTCAGTGGCCATGTCGCCCCTGACGACGAGCGATCCCTCGTCGACTGGCCGGCCCTCGCCCGTCTGCGCGGCACGCTCGTCGTCCTCATGGGCGTCGACAAGATCGGCAGGATCGCCGAGACCCTGATCGCGCACGGCAAGCCGGCCGACACCCCGGTCGCCCTGGTCCAGGAGGGCACGACCGCCGCCCAGCGCCGCGTCGACGCGACCCTGGCCACGGTCGCCGAGGCCGTACGCACCGAGGACGTGAAGCCCCCGGCGGTGATCGTCATCGGCGAGGTCGTGAACGTGGGTGTGCACAGCCCGCTGAACGCTTCCGAGTAA
- a CDS encoding TrmH family RNA methyltransferase, whose protein sequence is MADLITVENPDDPRLRDYTGLTDVELRRKREPVEGLFIAEGEKVIRRAKDAGYEMRSMLLSAKWVDVMRDVIDELPAPVYAVSPELAEQVTGYHVHRGALASMQRKPLPTAEELLRSARRVVVMEAVNDHTNIGAIFRSAAALGMDAVLLSPDCADPLYRRSVKVSMGAVFSVPYARLETWPKGLETVRDAGFNLLALTPDEKARSLDEAAPHRMDRVALMLGAEGDGLSTKALMAADEWVRIPMAHGVDSLNVGAAAAVAFYAVATGRPQP, encoded by the coding sequence GTGGCCGATCTCATCACCGTTGAGAACCCCGACGACCCGCGTCTGCGTGACTACACGGGCCTGACCGACGTGGAGCTGCGCCGCAAGCGCGAACCCGTCGAGGGCCTGTTCATCGCCGAGGGCGAGAAGGTCATCAGACGCGCCAAGGACGCCGGGTACGAGATGCGCTCGATGCTCCTGTCCGCCAAGTGGGTCGACGTCATGCGCGATGTCATCGACGAGCTCCCGGCCCCGGTGTACGCGGTCAGCCCGGAGCTCGCCGAACAGGTGACCGGCTACCACGTGCACCGGGGCGCGCTCGCGTCCATGCAGCGCAAGCCGCTGCCGACGGCCGAGGAACTCCTGCGCTCCGCGCGCCGGGTGGTCGTCATGGAGGCGGTCAACGACCACACCAACATCGGCGCGATCTTCCGCTCCGCCGCGGCTCTCGGCATGGACGCGGTCCTGCTCTCCCCGGACTGCGCGGACCCGCTCTACCGCCGCTCCGTGAAGGTCTCGATGGGCGCGGTCTTCTCGGTCCCGTACGCCCGTCTCGAGACCTGGCCCAAGGGCCTGGAGACGGTTCGCGACGCCGGCTTCAACCTGCTCGCCCTCACCCCGGACGAGAAGGCGAGGTCCCTGGACGAGGCGGCCCCGCACCGGATGGACCGGGTCGCGCTGATGCTGGGCGCGGAGGGCGACGGCCTGTCCACGAAGGCCCTGATGGCGGCGGACGAATGGGTCCGCATCCCGATGGCCCACGGCGTCGACTCGCTCAACGTCGGCGCGGCGGCCGCGGTCGCCTTCTACGCGGTGGCGACGGGCCGCCCACAGCCGTAG